Proteins encoded in a region of the Flavobacterium sp. PMTSA4 genome:
- a CDS encoding uroporphyrinogen-III synthase: MAKQIDILSTKKLSEIQKQALREANFEVIDEDFIEIKQKDFDLKNINQNFIFTSQNAVQSVLNHPKWEDLKTKNVFCVGIKTKDLLTENGFNVVAYTGYAADLAEIISLIYNKESYTFFSGNLRKDILPNTLKENGIPFNEIEVYETKLNSKKITQKLDGILFFSPSGVESFLEKNKITNEICFCIGETTAEALENKNIKNIVIAEKPSVENVITEVVEYYKN; this comes from the coding sequence TTGGCAAAACAAATCGACATACTATCCACAAAAAAACTTTCTGAAATTCAGAAACAAGCTTTACGAGAAGCCAATTTTGAAGTAATTGATGAAGATTTCATAGAGATAAAACAGAAAGATTTTGACCTAAAAAACATAAATCAAAACTTTATTTTCACCAGTCAAAATGCAGTTCAAAGTGTTTTAAATCATCCAAAATGGGAAGATTTAAAAACTAAAAACGTGTTCTGTGTCGGAATAAAAACCAAAGATTTATTGACCGAAAATGGGTTTAATGTCGTTGCATATACGGGTTACGCAGCCGATTTAGCCGAAATCATTTCACTGATTTACAACAAAGAAAGTTACACCTTTTTCAGTGGAAATTTGCGTAAAGATATTTTGCCAAACACGTTGAAAGAAAACGGCATTCCATTCAACGAAATTGAAGTATATGAAACCAAATTAAACTCAAAAAAAATTACTCAAAAGTTAGACGGAATACTTTTTTTCAGTCCATCAGGCGTAGAAAGTTTTTTAGAAAAAAATAAAATCACAAACGAAATTTGTTTCTGTATTGGCGAAACCACCGCAGAAGCATTAGAAAATAAAAACATCAAAAACATAGTAATCGCAGAAAAACCTTCAGTAGAAAACGTGATTACAGAAGTAGTAGAATACTATAAAAATTAG
- the hemE gene encoding uroporphyrinogen decarboxylase has protein sequence MIKNDLFLKALNNETVNRPPVWMMRQAGRYLPEFMAIKEKYDFFTRCKTPELASEITVQPIRIIKPDAAILFSDILVVPQAMGIQVELQDNIGPVLPNPIRKTSDVDNVFIPDINETLGYVMDAIDMTREKLNNEVPLIGFAGSPWTIFCYAVEGKGSKSFDKAKGFCFTEPAAAHALLQKITDTTILYLKEKVKHGVNAVQIFDSWGGMLSPTDYQEFSWFYMNQIVEALAPETKVIVFGKGCWFALNDMAKSKASALGVDWTITARNARYLTGGKITLQGNFDPSRLLSPIPTIKKMVHQMIDEFGKDNYIVNLGHGILPNIPVDHAKAFVEAVKEYGN, from the coding sequence ATGATTAAAAACGACCTATTCCTAAAAGCCCTAAATAACGAAACAGTTAATCGTCCACCCGTTTGGATGATGCGTCAAGCAGGAAGATATTTGCCAGAATTTATGGCAATCAAAGAAAAATACGATTTCTTCACCCGTTGCAAAACCCCAGAATTAGCATCTGAAATCACGGTGCAACCTATTCGCATCATCAAACCCGATGCGGCAATTCTGTTTTCAGACATTCTAGTTGTGCCACAAGCCATGGGAATTCAGGTAGAATTGCAGGACAACATCGGACCGGTTTTACCAAACCCAATCCGAAAAACTTCTGATGTTGATAATGTATTCATTCCAGACATCAACGAAACGTTGGGCTACGTGATGGATGCGATTGATATGACTCGTGAAAAGTTAAACAACGAAGTTCCATTAATCGGTTTTGCAGGTTCACCTTGGACCATTTTCTGTTACGCCGTAGAAGGAAAAGGTTCCAAAAGTTTCGATAAAGCCAAAGGTTTTTGCTTTACAGAACCAGCAGCAGCACACGCATTGTTGCAAAAAATCACCGATACTACCATTTTATACTTAAAAGAAAAAGTAAAACACGGTGTCAACGCTGTTCAAATTTTCGACTCTTGGGGTGGAATGTTATCACCAACCGATTATCAGGAATTTTCATGGTTCTACATGAACCAAATTGTAGAAGCTTTAGCACCTGAAACCAAAGTTATCGTCTTCGGAAAAGGATGTTGGTTCGCCCTAAACGATATGGCAAAATCAAAAGCATCAGCTCTTGGTGTCGATTGGACAATCACCGCCAGAAACGCACGTTACCTAACAGGTGGAAAAATAACGCTGCAAGGTAATTTTGACCCAAGTAGATTATTGTCACCTATTCCAACCATCAAAAAAATGGTGCATCAAATGATTGACGAATTCGGTAAAGACAATTACATCGTAAACCTTGGTCACGGAATATTACCAAATATTCCCGTAGACCATGCCAAAGCATTCGTAGAAGCAGTTAAAGAATATGGCAATTAA
- the hemF gene encoding oxygen-dependent coproporphyrinogen oxidase, producing the protein MKDKFLTYIQSLQNQITSKLEEVDGVAKFREDIWERPEGGGGRTRVIENGNVFEKGGVNISAVHGKLPETMQKMFNVGEADFFACGLSLVIHPKSPMVPTVHANWRYFEMYDDSGNVINSWFGGGQDLTPYYLFEEDGKHFHQTCKTACDKHNPEFYPKYKKQCDAYFWNAHRNEARGLGGLFFDYCKETDEMSMEDWYNFVTEVGNSFLEAYVPIVEKRKELAYTEAQKTWQEIRRGRYVEFNLVHDKGTLFGLKTNGRIESILMSLPPHVQWVYDHHPEKGSEEEKLLKVLEKPIDWV; encoded by the coding sequence ATGAAAGATAAATTTCTAACATACATTCAAAGTCTTCAAAACCAAATCACTTCCAAGCTAGAAGAAGTTGATGGCGTTGCCAAATTCCGCGAAGACATTTGGGAACGACCAGAAGGCGGCGGAGGAAGAACTCGTGTCATCGAAAACGGAAACGTTTTTGAAAAAGGTGGTGTAAACATTTCGGCAGTTCACGGCAAGTTACCCGAAACAATGCAAAAAATGTTCAACGTTGGCGAAGCCGATTTCTTTGCTTGCGGATTGAGCTTGGTCATTCACCCAAAAAGCCCAATGGTACCAACGGTTCATGCCAATTGGCGTTACTTTGAAATGTATGATGATAGCGGAAACGTAATCAATTCGTGGTTTGGCGGTGGACAAGATTTAACGCCATATTATCTGTTTGAAGAAGACGGAAAACATTTCCATCAAACCTGCAAAACGGCTTGCGACAAGCACAATCCAGAGTTTTATCCAAAGTATAAAAAACAATGCGATGCCTATTTTTGGAATGCACATCGCAATGAAGCGCGTGGTTTAGGAGGATTATTCTTCGATTATTGCAAAGAAACTGATGAGATGTCTATGGAAGATTGGTATAATTTCGTAACCGAAGTTGGAAATTCTTTCTTAGAAGCGTATGTGCCGATTGTTGAAAAACGAAAAGAATTAGCATATACAGAAGCACAAAAAACTTGGCAAGAAATCCGTCGTGGTCGTTATGTAGAATTCAATTTAGTGCACGACAAAGGCACTTTATTCGGATTAAAAACCAATGGTAGAATTGAAAGTATACTGATGAGTTTGCCACCACATGTGCAATGGGTTTATGACCATCATCCTGAAAAAGGTAGCGAAGAAGAAAAATTATTAAAAGTATTAGAAAAACCAATTGATTGGGTTTAG
- the hemB gene encoding porphobilinogen synthase, which produces MFPLQRGRRLRVNESIRSLVRETSLSPADFMFPMFIMEGENNKVEIPSMPGIFRRTLDLTVEEVKELFALGIRAVNIYVKVDDSLKDNTGKEAWNADGLMQNAIRAIKKACPEMIIMPDVALDPYSIYGHDGIIENGDITNDKTNDALVKMAVSHAEAGADFVAPSDMMDGRVLRLRQGLDAAGFHNVGIMSYSVKYASAFYGPFRDALDSAPKEADVVVPKDKKTYQMDYANRIEAVKEALWDVEEGADMVMVKPGIAYLDIVREVKNAVNVPVTVFHVSGEYAMVKAAAERGWLDHDKIMMEQLMCIKRAGASLISTYFAKEAAILLNKQ; this is translated from the coding sequence ATGTTCCCATTACAAAGAGGCAGAAGACTAAGAGTAAACGAAAGCATTCGTTCATTAGTAAGAGAAACAAGTTTATCTCCAGCAGATTTTATGTTCCCAATGTTCATCATGGAAGGCGAAAATAACAAAGTTGAAATTCCTTCAATGCCAGGAATTTTTCGTCGAACATTAGATTTAACGGTTGAAGAAGTTAAAGAACTTTTTGCGCTCGGAATTCGTGCAGTTAACATCTATGTAAAAGTTGATGATAGTTTAAAAGACAACACTGGAAAAGAAGCATGGAATGCTGACGGATTGATGCAAAATGCCATTCGTGCCATCAAAAAAGCATGTCCCGAAATGATTATTATGCCAGATGTTGCTCTCGATCCATATTCAATTTATGGTCACGACGGAATTATTGAAAACGGAGACATTACTAACGACAAAACCAACGATGCTTTAGTAAAAATGGCAGTTTCCCATGCCGAAGCTGGTGCCGATTTTGTAGCGCCAAGCGACATGATGGACGGTAGAGTTTTAAGATTAAGACAAGGTTTAGATGCAGCAGGTTTTCACAATGTTGGAATTATGAGTTATTCGGTTAAATATGCTTCAGCATTTTACGGACCATTTCGTGACGCATTAGATTCAGCTCCAAAAGAAGCCGATGTTGTCGTGCCAAAAGATAAAAAAACGTATCAAATGGATTACGCTAACCGAATCGAAGCGGTGAAAGAAGCACTTTGGGATGTCGAAGAAGGTGCAGATATGGTTATGGTAAAACCAGGAATTGCGTATCTTGATATTGTTCGCGAAGTTAAAAATGCAGTGAATGTTCCGGTTACGGTTTTTCATGTTTCTGGCGAATATGCAATGGTAAAAGCTGCTGCCGAAAGAGGTTGGCTCGACCACGATAAAATTATGATGGAACAATTAATGTGTATCAAACGAGCTGGTGCAAGTTTAATTTCGACCTATTTTGCTAAAGAAGCCGCTATTTTATTAAACAAACAATAA
- a CDS encoding c-type cytochrome has translation MKRVVFFALTVLLFSCKKESEDNFGQPKSEAIEKVSGQELFEGKGNCIACHQAEQKIIGPSMAEISKIYKDKNASIVSFLKEESQPIVDQSQYEVMKTNFAITKKMSDEELKALEDYIFAH, from the coding sequence ATGAAACGAGTAGTTTTTTTTGCGTTAACTGTACTATTATTTTCTTGTAAAAAAGAAAGTGAAGATAATTTTGGTCAACCAAAATCAGAAGCAATCGAAAAAGTTTCTGGTCAAGAACTTTTTGAAGGTAAAGGTAACTGTATTGCTTGTCATCAAGCCGAGCAAAAAATTATTGGACCAAGTATGGCTGAAATTTCCAAAATTTATAAAGACAAAAATGCAAGCATAGTTTCTTTTTTAAAAGAAGAAAGCCAACCCATTGTTGACCAAAGTCAGTACGAAGTAATGAAAACTAATTTTGCCATTACTAAGAAAATGTCTGACGAAGAATTAAAAGCATTAGAAGATTATATTTTTGCTCATTAG
- a CDS encoding methylated-DNA--[protein]-cysteine S-methyltransferase, translating to METCFINSPLGITKIVGDENGISVISILAEGEVSKTIPKPLKECVAQLGDYFDGKRTEFTFNLNPTGTDFQQRVWQELRNIPFGKTISYLDLSKKLGDAKAIRAVASANGKNPLWIVVPCHRVIGTDGSLTGYAGGLWRKKWLLEHENPSQQQTLF from the coding sequence ATGGAAACTTGCTTTATCAATTCACCACTTGGCATCACAAAAATAGTTGGCGATGAAAATGGAATTTCTGTGATTTCTATTTTAGCAGAAGGAGAAGTTTCTAAAACCATTCCCAAACCACTAAAAGAATGTGTTGCTCAACTCGGCGACTATTTTGATGGAAAAAGAACCGAATTTACTTTTAATTTAAATCCAACTGGAACCGATTTCCAACAACGAGTTTGGCAAGAATTACGCAACATTCCCTTTGGCAAAACCATTTCTTATCTTGATTTATCTAAAAAATTAGGTGATGCAAAAGCCATTCGAGCCGTTGCTTCTGCAAATGGTAAAAATCCACTTTGGATTGTCGTTCCTTGTCATCGTGTCATTGGAACTGATGGTTCTTTGACTGGTTACGCAGGCGGTTTGTGGCGCAAAAAATGGTTGCTCGAACACGAAAATCCTTCACAACAACAAACTTTATTTTAA
- a CDS encoding 3'-5' exonuclease gives MIEKINLNNILFFDIETVPLEENFNNLDDEMKELWEQKTQYQRRDEFTPDEFYDRAGIWAEFGKIVCISVGYFVNKSDIRNFRVTSFFGDEVKILKDFSNLLNNHYNQPQHVLCGHNAKEFDIPFIARRMIINQVAIPDKLNLFGKKPWEIPHLDTLELWKFGDYKHFTSLKLLTKILGIPSPKGDIDGSQVGHVFYIEKDIDRIITYCEKDVIAVAQIFLRLRREDLLVDDEIIHV, from the coding sequence ATGATAGAAAAAATTAACCTCAATAACATCCTTTTTTTCGATATTGAAACAGTTCCGTTAGAGGAAAACTTCAATAATTTGGATGATGAAATGAAAGAGCTTTGGGAACAAAAAACCCAATACCAACGCAGAGATGAATTTACTCCAGATGAGTTTTATGACAGAGCAGGAATTTGGGCAGAATTTGGTAAAATCGTCTGTATTTCGGTAGGCTATTTTGTCAATAAAAGTGATATTCGAAATTTTAGAGTGACTTCTTTTTTTGGAGATGAGGTAAAGATTTTAAAAGACTTTTCTAATTTATTAAACAACCATTACAATCAGCCGCAACATGTTTTATGTGGTCATAATGCTAAAGAATTTGACATTCCATTCATCGCTCGAAGAATGATTATCAATCAGGTTGCCATTCCTGATAAACTGAATTTATTTGGCAAAAAACCTTGGGAAATTCCTCATTTGGATACGTTAGAATTATGGAAATTTGGCGATTACAAACATTTTACTTCTTTAAAATTATTAACCAAAATCCTTGGAATTCCTTCTCCAAAAGGCGACATCGATGGTAGCCAAGTTGGTCATGTTTTTTATATAGAAAAAGACATTGACAGAATAATTACGTATTGTGAAAAAGACGTGATTGCTGTGGCACAAATTTTCCTTAGACTTCGTCGAGAAGATTTATTGGTGGATGATGAGATAATTCATGTGTAA
- a CDS encoding nucleoside recognition domain-containing protein, which produces MVLSRFWLAIFISSIVFVIISLFSGTNYTIDYVLNGEKGNPILISEKYIDQVPAFISDSIQLKEDKTMIVNRDLSNPDTTYVYKNKTVQIYSGVQKSDGLLATCKSSLIDIIIPLIAYLAFFCGLMELLIISGVSGKLAKVLSPVFVKVFPTIPKNHPSISYMTLNFAANFLGLDSAATPFGLKAMESLQEINPEKDKASDAQIMFMCLHASGLTLIATSIIGYRAAAGSSNPADVMLPCIITSFIGTIAAFIIVGIKQKINFKSASLAIGLMTLIGAIIGLLMYVNHLDLIGKNYFTSNLSGLILLTIIVFTLIYAFRKEKLFAEAKTTVFDAFVTGANNGVKTGVTIFPYVLGMLAAISLFRNSGLFDIISNGLGFVFTIIGINQEIVDALPVALLRPFSSAGSRGFLIDSMNTFGADSLTGRLSSIFQCSAESTFYVIAVYFGSVNIKNTRYALTTMLLVDLICVITAIFVATWFF; this is translated from the coding sequence ATGGTTTTAAGTAGATTTTGGCTCGCAATTTTTATTTCATCAATTGTCTTTGTAATTATCAGTTTGTTTTCTGGCACTAACTATACCATCGATTATGTTTTGAATGGTGAAAAAGGCAATCCTATTCTAATTTCTGAAAAATATATCGATCAAGTTCCTGCTTTTATCAGCGACAGTATCCAATTGAAAGAAGATAAAACTATGATTGTTAATCGTGATTTATCAAATCCTGATACGACTTATGTTTATAAAAATAAAACAGTACAAATTTATAGTGGCGTTCAAAAATCTGATGGTTTGTTGGCGACATGTAAAAGCAGTTTAATAGATATTATTATTCCGCTTATTGCTTATTTAGCGTTCTTTTGTGGATTAATGGAATTGTTAATTATTTCTGGAGTTTCTGGAAAATTAGCTAAAGTATTAAGTCCTGTTTTTGTAAAAGTCTTTCCAACTATTCCAAAAAATCATCCTTCTATTTCTTATATGACGTTAAATTTTGCAGCTAACTTTTTAGGGTTAGACTCAGCTGCAACACCATTTGGACTAAAAGCCATGGAAAGTTTACAAGAAATAAATCCCGAAAAAGACAAAGCTAGTGATGCACAAATTATGTTTATGTGTTTGCATGCATCGGGATTAACATTGATTGCAACTTCTATTATTGGCTATCGCGCAGCTGCAGGTTCCAGTAATCCAGCTGATGTTATGTTGCCATGTATCATTACATCATTTATTGGTACGATTGCAGCTTTTATCATAGTAGGAATTAAGCAAAAAATCAATTTTAAAAGTGCTTCTTTAGCGATTGGTTTAATGACTTTGATAGGTGCAATTATTGGTTTGTTGATGTATGTAAATCATTTGGATCTTATTGGGAAAAATTATTTTACGTCTAATCTTTCGGGATTGATATTGTTGACCATTATTGTTTTTACATTAATTTATGCTTTTCGAAAAGAGAAATTATTTGCAGAAGCTAAAACTACCGTTTTTGATGCTTTTGTAACGGGTGCAAATAATGGAGTAAAAACCGGAGTTACCATTTTTCCTTATGTTTTGGGAATGTTAGCCGCAATTTCATTATTTAGAAATAGTGGTTTATTTGATATTATTAGTAATGGATTAGGGTTTGTTTTTACAATTATTGGAATAAATCAAGAAATAGTAGATGCTTTACCAGTTGCATTATTAAGACCTTTCAGTTCTGCAGGTTCAAGGGGATTTTTGATTGATTCAATGAATACTTTTGGAGCCGATTCTTTAACAGGAAGATTGAGTAGTATTTTCCAATGTAGTGCCGAAAGTACATTTTATGTCATTGCGGTTTACTTTGGTTCAGTAAATATTAAAAATACTCGTTATGCATTAACTACGATGCTTTTAGTTGATTTAATCTGTGTGATTACTGCCATTTTTGTGGCAACTTGGTTTTTTTAA
- a CDS encoding fumarate hydratase — translation MDFIYQEPFPILKDDTQYKKITSDYVKVEKIGNREILNVDPKGLELLSQVAMNDVSFMLRTSHLQKLKNILDDPEATDNDRFVAYNLLQNAVVAIDGELPSCQDTGTAIVMAKKGEDVYTGVDDAEWLSKGIFNTYQEKNLRYSQIVPISMFEEKNSGSNLPAQIDIYSKKGNYYEFLFLAKGGGSANKTFLYQKTKSLLNDKSLDEFVRERIKDLGTSACPPYHLALVIGGTSAEANLAAVKKASAGYFDNLPTSGNMAGQAFRDLEWEQKVLKICQESAIGAQFGGKYFAHDVRVIRLPRHAASCPVGLGVSCSADRNIKGKITKDGIFVEQLEANPRQFLPEVAPHLEAPVEVDLNRPMKEILAELTKYPIKTRLKLNGTLIVARDIAHAKIKELLDAGKPMPEYFKNHPIYYAGPAKTPEGMPSGSFGPTTAGRMDVYVEEFQKAGGSMIMLAKGNRTKEVTNACNTYGGFYLGSIGGPAAILAKENILKVEVVDFPELGMEAVRKIEVKDFPAFIITDDKGNDFFANL, via the coding sequence ATGGACTTTATATATCAAGAACCTTTTCCAATTTTAAAAGACGACACACAATATAAAAAAATCACTTCCGATTATGTAAAAGTTGAAAAAATTGGGAACAGAGAAATATTAAACGTTGATCCAAAAGGATTGGAATTGCTTTCTCAAGTTGCCATGAATGATGTTTCGTTCATGTTAAGAACATCGCATTTACAAAAGTTAAAAAACATACTCGACGATCCAGAAGCAACCGATAACGACCGATTTGTAGCTTACAATTTATTACAAAATGCCGTAGTTGCAATTGACGGTGAACTGCCAAGTTGTCAAGATACCGGAACGGCAATTGTTATGGCTAAAAAAGGTGAAGATGTTTATACGGGAGTTGACGATGCTGAATGGTTATCAAAAGGGATTTTTAATACCTATCAGGAGAAGAATTTACGCTATTCTCAGATTGTTCCGATTTCGATGTTTGAAGAAAAAAATTCGGGTTCAAATCTTCCGGCACAAATTGATATTTATTCTAAAAAAGGAAACTATTACGAGTTTTTATTTTTAGCAAAAGGAGGCGGAAGTGCTAATAAAACTTTTTTGTATCAAAAAACAAAATCATTGTTGAATGATAAATCATTGGACGAATTTGTTAGAGAAAGAATTAAAGATTTAGGAACTTCGGCTTGTCCACCATATCATTTGGCTTTGGTTATTGGCGGAACTTCCGCTGAAGCAAATTTGGCTGCAGTAAAAAAAGCATCGGCAGGTTATTTTGACAATCTTCCAACTTCAGGTAATATGGCTGGCCAAGCGTTTCGTGATTTAGAATGGGAGCAAAAAGTGTTGAAAATTTGTCAAGAAAGTGCAATCGGAGCTCAATTTGGAGGAAAATATTTTGCTCATGATGTTCGTGTTATTCGTTTACCGCGTCATGCTGCTTCTTGTCCGGTTGGATTAGGAGTTTCATGTTCTGCCGATAGAAATATCAAAGGGAAAATTACCAAAGACGGAATTTTTGTAGAACAATTAGAAGCGAATCCAAGGCAGTTTTTACCAGAAGTTGCGCCACATTTAGAAGCACCAGTTGAGGTTGATTTAAATCGCCCGATGAAAGAAATCTTGGCAGAATTAACAAAATATCCAATCAAAACGCGTTTGAAATTAAATGGTACTTTGATTGTGGCTCGTGATATTGCACATGCGAAAATTAAAGAGTTACTTGATGCAGGAAAACCAATGCCAGAATATTTTAAAAATCACCCAATCTATTATGCTGGACCGGCAAAAACTCCAGAAGGAATGCCATCGGGAAGTTTTGGACCAACAACAGCAGGAAGAATGGATGTTTATGTTGAAGAGTTTCAAAAAGCTGGCGGAAGCATGATTATGTTAGCTAAAGGAAATAGAACCAAAGAAGTTACCAATGCGTGTAATACATACGGCGGATTTTATTTAGGTTCAATTGGCGGACCTGCTGCAATTTTAGCCAAAGAAAATATTTTAAAAGTAGAAGTTGTTGATTTCCCGGAATTAGGAATGGAAGCGGTTCGAAAAATTGAAGTGAAAGATTTTCCGGCTTTCATTATAACGGATGATAAAGGAAATGATTTCTTCGCTAATTTATAA
- a CDS encoding CoA transferase subunit B — protein MALDKNQIAKRIAKEVKDGYYVNLGIGIPTLVANYVRTDISVEFQSENGVLGMGPFPYEGEEDADIINAGKQTITTLPGASFFDSAFSFGMIRSQKVDLTILGAMEVAENGDIANWKIPGKMVKGMGGAMDLVASAENIIVAMMHVNKAGESKILKRCSLPLTGVGCVKKVVTELAVMEITPKGFKLVERAPDVTVEHIIASTEAELIIEGEIPEMVIG, from the coding sequence ATGGCTTTAGATAAAAATCAAATCGCAAAACGAATTGCCAAAGAAGTGAAAGATGGTTACTATGTAAATCTAGGCATCGGAATTCCAACTTTAGTAGCAAATTATGTTCGCACCGATATTTCTGTTGAATTTCAAAGTGAAAATGGTGTTCTTGGAATGGGACCATTTCCTTATGAAGGCGAAGAAGATGCCGATATTATCAATGCCGGAAAACAAACCATAACAACGTTACCCGGAGCAAGTTTTTTTGATTCTGCTTTTAGTTTTGGAATGATACGCTCTCAAAAAGTAGATTTAACCATTCTTGGTGCGATGGAAGTTGCCGAAAACGGTGATATTGCCAACTGGAAAATTCCAGGAAAAATGGTAAAAGGAATGGGCGGAGCAATGGATTTAGTCGCTTCAGCAGAAAATATTATTGTTGCCATGATGCATGTGAATAAAGCAGGTGAAAGCAAAATCTTAAAAAGATGTTCATTACCATTAACTGGTGTTGGTTGTGTGAAAAAGGTAGTAACTGAATTAGCCGTGATGGAAATTACTCCTAAAGGTTTTAAATTAGTAGAACGTGCGCCAGATGTTACCGTAGAACATATCATTGCTTCAACTGAAGCTGAACTAATTATAGAAGGAGAAATTCCTGAAATGGTAATTGGCTAA
- a CDS encoding CoA transferase subunit A, whose product MINKKVNSVTEALQGIEDNMTIMLGGFGLCGIPENSIAELVKKEVTNLTCISNNAGVDDFGLGLLLQKKQIKKMISSYVGENAEFERQMLSGELEVELTPQGTLAEKCRAAQAGIPAFFTPAGYGTEVAEGKETREFNGKMHVLEHAFKADFSIVKAWKGDEAGNLIFKGTARNFNAPMAGAAKITIAEVEELLPVGSLDPNQIHIPGIMIQRIFQGEKFEKRIEQRTVRQRN is encoded by the coding sequence ATGATTAACAAAAAAGTAAATTCAGTAACTGAAGCACTTCAAGGAATCGAAGACAACATGACTATCATGCTTGGTGGTTTTGGACTTTGCGGAATTCCAGAAAACAGTATTGCTGAATTAGTAAAAAAAGAAGTAACCAATCTAACTTGTATTTCAAATAATGCAGGAGTTGACGATTTTGGTCTTGGTCTTCTTTTACAAAAAAAGCAAATCAAAAAAATGATTTCTTCCTATGTCGGCGAAAATGCAGAATTTGAACGTCAAATGCTTTCCGGAGAATTAGAAGTCGAACTAACACCACAAGGAACTTTAGCAGAAAAATGTCGTGCTGCACAAGCAGGAATTCCTGCTTTTTTCACTCCTGCAGGTTACGGAACTGAAGTAGCCGAAGGAAAAGAAACCAGAGAATTTAACGGAAAAATGCATGTTTTGGAACATGCTTTTAAAGCTGACTTTTCTATTGTAAAAGCATGGAAAGGTGACGAAGCTGGAAATTTAATTTTTAAAGGAACTGCTCGTAACTTCAATGCACCAATGGCTGGAGCAGCAAAAATTACTATTGCCGAAGTAGAAGAATTATTACCTGTCGGTTCATTGGATCCAAATCAAATTCACATTCCGGGAATTATGATACAACGTATTTTTCAAGGTGAAAAATTTGAAAAAAGAATTGAACAACGAACCGTTAGACAAAGAAATTAA